The Priestia megaterium NBRC 15308 = ATCC 14581 region TTAGCTTCTCTTACATACATTTTTTATTCAGCCTCTTTAGCCCCAACTAATGCTAAACCTGGACCGTACGGCGTTGTATGAACATCTAGCATTAATTCATTTGTATAAGGCACAATAGAAGCTTCCATTGCTACTTGTACTCCATCGACTTCATACATTTCATCATTTTCAAAAGGCTCTTCAAAAGCTAACCCAATATTAGGGATTTCACAGCTAATTCCTTTAAAATACAAGCGAATTCCTGTTATCTCCTGTTCTTCAAGTATATTGTTAATTAATTGTTTTGCTTCTGGTGTAATATGCATGACTAACCCTTCTTCCTTTCAATACTCTTGCTCTATCCTATCATATCTTTAGAGTTTTTAAAGAGAATAACTACGATTTAAAAGCATCCTTATTATTATTTAATAATTATTATAAATAAGTATTGATTTTAATTTGATATTTGATATAATATAAATATAAGATAACAACAACTCATTAGGAGGCTATTAACTATGAATTTAGAAAACGTATTGAACCAACAAATTGCCGATTTTAACGTATTGTATACGAAGCTACATCGCTTTCACTGGTATGTAAAAGGGCCTCAATTTTTTACGCTTCATGAAAAATTTGAAGAATTCTATAATGAGACGGCGGACTATATAGATGAATATGCAGAACGATTACTAGCCATTGGAGGAAGCCCAATTGCTACAATGAAGCAATTTTTGCAAGCAGCTACTCTTTCTGAAGATGGAAACGAGCAAACGAGTGAAGAAATGGTAGAAACCTTAATTAATGACTATACGCTACTTGTTAAAAACCTAAAAAATGCAGTTGAAAACGCTGAAGCAGCACACGATCACGTAACAGCTGACTTATTCATTGGAACAATCGGCAACATTGAAAAACATATTTGGATGCTAAAAGCTGCTTTACCTGTAAAAACATCCGTAAACGCATAAAAAGAGCCTAAGCGGCTCTTTTTTACGTTTGTTGATTTACTTTTTTTTGTCTTTGCAGCCACATAAAAAAAGACATATCATCGTGAATGTCATCTTCTAGCACAGCCTTATAGACATGATCACTCGTATAATAGCGATTATATCCGCTTTGCTGCTTGAAAAATAAAATGCATTCCCGCTTCTTTTCAGTGAAAAGTGATTTTAATAACTCTTGTTTCTCAACTTTGCCTTTCACGATATTTTCTGGAAGCACGGAAATATCAAGCTTCCACTCTTCTCCCTTCTGAATCATATACACACTCCACTGATACTTATCTTTTTCATTAGCAAATATCATCTTATAAGGGCTAAAACGCTTTGTAAGCTGATACCCCATGTGAAAAATAGATTCTTCATCCATTTCATCATTTCCTACGTAAAAATTAATGATGCGATTTGTCATGACATTTAACTCAAAACTCTCCCCTGAGAGAAGACAACCATATTCTCTTAACAGATCCAATAAATGACTGGATACCACCAGTTGATTTGCTTCGTGTTTTAATTCACTTGAGTATGACAGCAGCTCATTCATGTTTTTTGATTCCCCTATCTATAGATCGTGAATTGTTATTGATATTCGCTTTTTTTTCATAAAACCCTTTCACTTTTACCCTTTAATTAAATAACTAGTTGTAAATTAAGTTATGTAGAGCAACATTTTATGAATAAATCAAGTTTGAGTATAAAACCTGAAGAAGTTTAAAGACTATAGTCGATACCGATTTTAAGGAGGACTTAGTATGAATAATCACGAACTTCCTACAAACATGCAAACTGGAGCTGTACCCCCTCAATTGAACCATGGAGGGCATGAACTATTTGACGTTCATGAAACACTTGCGGGCTCGATTAATGTAATGGATCAGTTTATGATGTTTAGGCAATATGTAAAAGAACAAGAGCTGCTTGATATCATTGATCGGCAATATCAGTTTATTTTAAATGAATATAATTTAATCGTAGAAGCTTTTTCTACTGGTCAAAAGCCGGCCGATTCTACACATGTATATAACATGAAGCAGTCTCATACCTTTGTTTATGGCTTAAAGCCTTCACAGCCTAAAAAGCCGAATCAGTCCGTTGAGGAAATCAATGAAAAAGGCATATCAGGTCATATGCTAGGTCTAGTTAAGTCTCAAGCATCTCTTTTAACCATGACCGCTTTAGAAATAACAAATCCTGTTGTTCGCCGAATATTCGGAGACAGTGTTCCTAATTGGATTGAAATGGCTTATGAAATTTCTCTTTATCAAAATAAACACCATTATTATCAAGTGCCGCAGCTTGCAAAAGCAGATATGCAGCAAATGATTACAAGTTTTGCAAAAGCCACTGCCTCTCCTCAGATGCCTAATAACCATAAACTGCATTAATTAAAAAGAGGCTGGAGCAAACGTATTTTAGTTGAAGGAAGATCCGAACGATTCACCGTTCGGATCTTTTCATTAGTACGGTGAATATAGGTTATGTTTAGAGTTGCTTCTAGCTGTTGATTGGAGGGAAAGGCGAAGACTCCTGCGGGAAAAGCGGAATAGATGAGACCCCACAGGAGCGAAATCGACGAGGAGGCTCATCGGCCGCCTGCGGAAAGCGTAGCCTTGCACGGAAATCACCAGCAGTGTAACCAAACGACTCATACTAGATCATTTACTCAGTTTACTCGTCTTTAGATTGTATTGTATTGATTTTGTTATGTCTCAATCTCGTTTTGTGCGTATATTTCAGAAAATGACAAAAAACTATGCATTTTGGATTATTTTCTGAATATTTGTAGTATTTTGATTAATTATGTATTATAATACAATTAACTAATAGAAAGGGGTGAGAGATGCATCATATATACTCGGATTACAGTTAAAGGAGGTGTCATAACACACTCGCAATACGTTTGCTAAAAGTCAGTTGAACTGTAGAACCGATATGTGATAGACCATGATGGTAAAGTTAAGATTAATTCCCCTAAATGAACATGTAACATAATAAACTGCTTCTTTTTCTTTTTAAAGATAGAAGCAGTTTTTTTATGTGCGTTTTTCTTTTCTTGATTTAATACATGTTTTCTCCACTTTGGCTAACACTTAATATATACATTTACATACAAGGTGGTGACTTTGATGATCGCCGTAAAATTACTATTAGTCGCAGTTTTAATTGCATTAACTGCTTTTTTTGTAGCGACAGAATTCGCTATTGTAAAAGTAAGAAGTTCAAAAATCAATCAGCTTCTAGAAGAAGGACATAAAAAAGCTGTATCTGCCAAACACGTTATTACGCATCTAGATGAATATCTATCCGCTTGTCAGCTTGGTATCACCATCACGGCTCTCGGGCTTGGTTGGCTTGGTGAACCGACGCTAGATCGGTTGCTTCACCCTCTTTTTACTACCTTCCATACGAATGAGCCGCTTGCTGGTATTTTATCTTTTGTCATTGCATTTGTTGTTATTACTTTTTTACATGTTGTCTTAGGGGAATTAGCTCCTAAAACGTTTGCTATTCAAATGGCTGAACAAATTACGCTGAACTTTGCAAAACCGATTATCGTGTTTTACAAACTTATGTATCCGTTCATTAAAATATTAAATGGATCAGCTCGTATGTTGACTAAGATTTTTGGTATAACGATGATTTCAGAAAATGAAGCTGCTCATAGTGAAGAAGAGCTGCGTATTTTGTTATCTGA contains the following coding sequences:
- a CDS encoding spore coat protein, producing the protein MNNHELPTNMQTGAVPPQLNHGGHELFDVHETLAGSINVMDQFMMFRQYVKEQELLDIIDRQYQFILNEYNLIVEAFSTGQKPADSTHVYNMKQSHTFVYGLKPSQPKKPNQSVEEINEKGISGHMLGLVKSQASLLTMTALEITNPVVRRIFGDSVPNWIEMAYEISLYQNKHHYYQVPQLAKADMQQMITSFAKATASPQMPNNHKLH
- a CDS encoding Dps family protein — its product is MNLENVLNQQIADFNVLYTKLHRFHWYVKGPQFFTLHEKFEEFYNETADYIDEYAERLLAIGGSPIATMKQFLQAATLSEDGNEQTSEEMVETLINDYTLLVKNLKNAVENAEAAHDHVTADLFIGTIGNIEKHIWMLKAALPVKTSVNA